In Nocardia sputorum, a single genomic region encodes these proteins:
- the treZ gene encoding malto-oligosyltrehalose trehalohydrolase translates to MTVFEVWAPRPEAVRLDLEGVVHSMRRSPDGWWRTDVPAADGAGYGFLLDDDPTVLPDPRSPRQPDGVHARSALHTLDPAGWTDAHWTGRPQAGAVYYELHIGTFTPEGTFDAAIERLDHLVRLGVTVVEVMPVNAFDGTHNWGYDGVLWYAVQESYGGPDGLQRFVNACHLRGLAVCLDVVYNHLGPSGNYLPRFAPYLTEGRNTWGQSLNLDGPQSDHVRAHILDNALRWLRDFHIDALRLDAVHALVDRTATHLLTELSVAVERLATHVRRPLTLVAESDLNDPKLITPRAAGGYGLTAQWNDDLHHAVHTAVSGERQGYYADFGSLRCLARTLKHGYFHAATYSSFRGRTHGRPIDRSLIPGSALLAYTCDHDQIGNRALGDRPSAYLTDGQLAIKAALVLCGPFTPMLFMGEEWGARTPFQFFTSHTDPEVAAATASGRKKEFAAHGWPAGEVPDPQDVKTFLRSKLDWTEADEPGHARLLSCYRTLLALRRDRAELSDPWLTHVSVDYDEAARWIVLRRGTLALVCNLGEDQVAVPIAGIPLLSWESPTIGPSATTVPGHSFTLLETAPPGPR, encoded by the coding sequence GTGACTGTGTTCGAGGTGTGGGCGCCGCGGCCGGAGGCGGTGCGACTGGATCTGGAGGGTGTCGTCCACTCGATGAGGCGGTCGCCGGACGGGTGGTGGCGCACCGATGTTCCGGCCGCGGACGGGGCCGGATACGGCTTCCTGCTCGACGACGACCCGACCGTCCTGCCCGATCCCCGTTCCCCGCGCCAGCCCGACGGAGTACACGCCCGCTCGGCCCTGCACACCCTCGATCCGGCGGGGTGGACCGACGCGCACTGGACCGGGCGGCCGCAGGCCGGGGCGGTCTACTACGAGTTGCACATCGGAACATTCACCCCCGAAGGCACCTTCGACGCGGCGATCGAACGGCTCGACCATCTGGTCCGGCTGGGCGTCACCGTGGTCGAAGTGATGCCGGTGAACGCCTTCGACGGCACGCACAACTGGGGCTACGACGGCGTGCTCTGGTACGCGGTGCAGGAGAGCTACGGCGGCCCCGACGGTTTGCAGCGGTTCGTGAACGCCTGCCATCTGCGCGGGCTGGCGGTCTGCCTGGACGTGGTCTACAACCATCTCGGCCCGTCCGGCAACTACCTGCCCCGTTTCGCGCCCTACCTGACGGAGGGCCGCAACACGTGGGGCCAGAGCCTCAACCTGGACGGCCCGCAGTCCGATCACGTGCGCGCCCACATCCTGGACAACGCGTTGCGCTGGTTGCGGGATTTCCACATCGACGCCCTGCGTCTGGACGCCGTGCACGCTCTGGTGGACCGCACCGCCACACACCTGCTGACCGAACTGTCGGTCGCCGTCGAGCGGCTCGCCACCCACGTGCGCAGGCCGCTGACGCTGGTCGCGGAGAGCGACCTGAACGATCCGAAGCTGATCACCCCGCGCGCGGCCGGCGGCTACGGCCTCACCGCCCAGTGGAACGACGACCTGCATCACGCCGTGCACACCGCCGTCTCCGGCGAACGGCAGGGCTACTACGCCGACTTCGGTTCGCTGCGCTGCCTGGCCCGCACGCTGAAGCACGGCTACTTCCACGCCGCAACGTATTCCAGTTTCCGCGGGCGCACGCACGGCCGCCCGATCGATCGGAGCCTGATCCCCGGCAGCGCGCTGCTGGCCTACACCTGCGATCACGACCAGATCGGCAACCGGGCACTCGGCGACCGCCCGAGCGCCTACCTGACCGATGGGCAGCTGGCGATCAAAGCCGCCCTCGTGCTGTGCGGGCCGTTCACGCCGATGCTGTTCATGGGGGAGGAGTGGGGAGCGCGCACGCCGTTCCAGTTCTTCACCTCGCACACCGATCCAGAGGTCGCCGCCGCCACCGCATCCGGGCGCAAGAAAGAGTTCGCCGCCCACGGCTGGCCCGCGGGCGAGGTGCCGGACCCGCAGGACGTGAAGACGTTCCTGCGCTCCAAGCTCGACTGGACCGAAGCCGACGAACCGGGGCACGCCCGGCTGCTGTCCTGCTATCGCACCCTGCTCGCCCTGCGCCGGGACCGGGCGGAGCTCAGTGACCCCTGGCTGACCCACGTTTCGGTGGACTACGACGAGGCCGCCCGATGGATCGTCCTGCGCCGGGGCACGCTGGCCCTGGTGTGCAACCTCGGCGAGGACCAGGTGGCGGTGCCGATCGCGGGCATCCCGCTGCTGTCCTGGGAGTCGCCGACGATCGGCCCTTCCGCCACAACCGTTCCCGGCCACTCCTTCACCCTGCTGGAAACCGCCCCGCCCGGCCCGCGCTGA
- a CDS encoding class I SAM-dependent methyltransferase: protein MGVYAEHVVPRIVDLACGLQDLKPLRERACAGLHGRVVEIGFGSGLNVPFYPAAVEKVCAVEPADLGWRLASGRLAAATVPVERAGLDGQALPFADDTFDCALSTWTMCTIPDIAAALAEVRRVLVPGGTLHFVEHGRAPDEKVRVWQNRLNPVQKRLFGGCHLNRDIRGLVTDAGFEIRDAESFYGEHAPRFLVAQTLGVAVSP from the coding sequence GTGGGCGTCTATGCGGAGCACGTGGTCCCCCGGATCGTCGACCTTGCCTGCGGGTTGCAGGACTTGAAGCCGTTACGTGAGCGGGCGTGCGCCGGCCTGCACGGGCGGGTCGTGGAAATCGGTTTCGGTTCCGGATTGAATGTGCCGTTCTACCCGGCGGCGGTCGAGAAGGTGTGCGCGGTCGAGCCCGCCGATCTCGGCTGGCGGCTGGCGAGCGGCCGCCTCGCCGCCGCCACCGTGCCGGTCGAGCGGGCCGGGCTGGACGGGCAGGCGCTGCCCTTCGCCGACGACACCTTCGACTGCGCGCTGTCGACCTGGACGATGTGCACCATCCCCGACATCGCCGCCGCGCTCGCCGAGGTGCGCCGGGTACTCGTCCCTGGCGGCACCCTGCATTTCGTCGAACACGGACGGGCACCGGACGAAAAAGTGCGAGTGTGGCAGAACCGGCTGAACCCGGTTCAGAAACGACTGTTCGGCGGCTGCCACCTCAACCGCGACATCCGCGGCCTGGTGACAGACGCCGGTTTCGAGATCCGCGACGCCGAGTCGTTCTACGGGGAGCACGCTCCCCGCTTCCTGGTCGCCCAGACGCTCGGTGTCGCGGTGTCGCCCTGA
- a CDS encoding PPC domain-containing protein, with protein MQAILRTLRLLVLGVTLFVPAFAVAAVGAGAANAGSVYEIEFAPGSDHTSVDGAVVRGDADTFAFEARAGQTLTLDLSSVEANARFTTSGPDGRVLCAEETWSRITLPKSGYYTISVEPSRGNATYTLSVRIV; from the coding sequence ATGCAAGCCATCCTGCGCACCCTGCGCCTGCTCGTGCTCGGCGTCACGCTGTTCGTGCCCGCGTTCGCCGTCGCGGCGGTCGGGGCGGGCGCGGCGAACGCGGGCTCGGTCTACGAGATCGAGTTCGCGCCGGGAAGCGATCACACGTCGGTCGACGGAGCAGTAGTCCGCGGCGATGCCGACACCTTCGCGTTCGAGGCGCGGGCCGGGCAGACCTTGACCCTCGACCTCAGCTCGGTGGAAGCCAACGCGCGGTTCACCACCAGCGGCCCGGACGGGCGCGTCCTGTGCGCGGAGGAGACCTGGAGCCGGATCACGTTGCCCAAGAGCGGCTACTACACCATCTCGGTGGAGCCGAGCCGTGGCAACGCGACCTACACCTTGTCGGTGCGCATCGTCTGA
- a CDS encoding TetR/AcrR family transcriptional regulator, protein MPRPRSFDEDRAVDAAMHAFWRAGYEATSTEDLCAATGLGRSSIYNTFTSKRDLFGRALRRYMTTKNAATFDLLDSPAEVRVKIHALLWQIAEAPDEDPLGCLVVNSMIELAPRDPELAAVLAADHERRLAALIDVFDSARRAGEIAPDKDPRALAHFVIATISGMRVAARGGADRETLAAIATTALDAL, encoded by the coding sequence ATGCCACGACCCAGATCGTTCGACGAGGACCGCGCGGTGGACGCGGCGATGCACGCCTTCTGGCGCGCGGGATACGAGGCGACCTCCACCGAAGACCTCTGCGCCGCGACCGGGCTCGGCCGCAGCAGCATCTACAACACCTTCACCAGCAAGCGCGACCTGTTCGGCCGCGCCCTGCGCCGCTACATGACGACGAAGAACGCCGCGACGTTCGATCTGCTCGACAGCCCGGCGGAGGTGCGCGTCAAGATCCACGCTTTGTTGTGGCAGATCGCCGAGGCCCCCGACGAGGACCCGCTCGGCTGCCTCGTGGTCAATTCGATGATCGAACTCGCCCCGCGCGATCCCGAACTCGCCGCCGTGCTCGCCGCCGATCACGAACGACGGCTCGCCGCGCTCATCGACGTCTTCGACAGCGCCCGGCGCGCGGGCGAGATCGCGCCGGACAAGGATCCGCGAGCGCTGGCCCACTTCGTGATCGCCACGATCAGCGGGATGCGGGTGGCCGCGCGCGGCGGCGCGGACCGCGAAACGCTGGCCGCCATCGCGACCACCGCGCTCGACGCCCTCTGA
- a CDS encoding Cmx/CmrA family chloramphenicol efflux MFS transporter, whose translation MPVAIYVLGLSIFAQGTSELMLAGLLTEMAGDLGVSVPRAGLLISGFALGMLVGAPVLAVATLRWSRRTALLAFLAVFVGTHVVGALTSDYWVLFATRVVGAFVYAGFWAVAATTAISLVPVTARGKAMSIVAGGLTLAIIIGLPAGTVIGQQLGWRAAFWAVALLSAAAGIGVLAKIPGGRTDAPLRLRTELRTMMRPALWLSYATTALSIAALMVTFAYLGALLSRTTGLADGWIPVVLGVYGLGAFLGIVLGGRTADDHPLTSLYVGITGGVLTSALLALTMEHAVPVVLLSFLLGAFGFGINPTLNSRVFTLAGDAPTLAGATNISSFNVGITAGPWLGGLAIGAGLGYPAVAWIGVVLGVAALAVVAGSHALQRKEAARASAGAPAPALAEVG comes from the coding sequence ATGCCCGTGGCGATCTACGTCCTGGGTCTGTCGATCTTCGCCCAGGGCACCTCGGAGCTGATGCTCGCGGGCCTGCTCACCGAGATGGCCGGAGACCTGGGCGTCTCCGTGCCGCGCGCGGGGCTGCTCATCTCCGGGTTCGCCCTGGGCATGCTGGTGGGCGCGCCGGTGCTGGCGGTGGCGACGCTGCGCTGGTCGCGGCGGACGGCGCTGCTGGCCTTCCTCGCGGTGTTCGTCGGCACGCACGTCGTCGGGGCGCTGACCTCGGACTACTGGGTGCTGTTCGCGACGCGGGTGGTCGGCGCGTTCGTCTACGCCGGGTTCTGGGCGGTGGCCGCGACCACGGCGATCAGCCTGGTTCCTGTCACCGCGCGCGGCAAGGCGATGAGCATCGTCGCGGGCGGGCTCACCTTGGCCATCATCATCGGGCTCCCGGCGGGCACCGTGATCGGGCAGCAATTGGGCTGGCGGGCGGCGTTCTGGGCGGTCGCGCTGTTGTCGGCGGCGGCCGGGATCGGCGTGCTGGCGAAGATCCCCGGCGGACGGACCGACGCGCCGCTGCGACTGCGCACCGAACTGCGGACCATGATGCGTCCCGCGCTGTGGCTGTCCTACGCCACCACCGCGCTGTCCATCGCCGCGCTGATGGTCACCTTCGCCTACCTCGGCGCTCTGCTGTCCCGCACCACCGGCCTGGCGGACGGCTGGATTCCGGTGGTACTCGGCGTCTACGGACTGGGCGCCTTCCTCGGCATCGTCCTCGGCGGGCGCACCGCCGACGATCACCCGCTCACCAGCCTGTACGTCGGCATCACCGGTGGCGTGCTCACCTCCGCGCTGCTCGCCCTCACCATGGAACACGCCGTGCCGGTCGTGCTGCTGTCATTCCTGTTGGGCGCGTTCGGCTTCGGCATCAACCCGACCCTGAACAGCCGCGTCTTCACCCTCGCCGGCGACGCGCCCACCCTGGCGGGAGCCACCAACATCTCCTCGTTCAACGTCGGCATCACCGCAGGCCCTTGGCTCGGCGGGCTGGCCATCGGCGCGGGCCTCGGCTACCCGGCGGTCGCGTGGATCGGCGTGGTCCTCGGCGTGGCCGCCCTCGCCGTCGTCGCGGGCAGCCACGCCCTGCAACGCAAGGAGGCGGCGCGAGCGTCGGCCGGCGCGCCTGCCCCGGCGCTGGCCGAAGTGGGATAA
- the dnaE gene encoding DNA polymerase III subunit alpha translates to MAASSGSFVHLHNHTEYSMLDGAAKISPLFTEAKRLGMNAVGMTDHGNMYGASEFYNSAKKHDIKPIIGIEAYIAPASRFDTKRVQWGDPSQKGDDVSGSGAYTHMTMVAENATGLRNLFKLSSLASIEGQLGKWARMDAEIIAQYAEGIIATTGCPSGEVQTRLRLGHEREALEAAAKWQEIFGKDNFFLEVMDHGLSIERRVREGLLNVGKQLGIPALATNDCHYVTKDQSANHEALLCVQTGKTLSDPTRFKFDGDGYYLKSAEEMRALWDAEVPGACDNTVLIGERVQSYDDVWAFKDRMPVFPVPEGEDQDSWLRKEVDRGLARRFPGGVPEEYYTRAYFELDVIKQKGFPAYFLVVGDLVKHAREVGIRVGPGRGSAAGSLVAYALGITNIDPLPHGLLFERFLNPERPSAPDIDIDFDDRRRGEMVRYATEKWGSDRVAQVITFGTIKTKAAIKDSARVQFGQPGFAIADQISKALPPPIMAKDIPLSGIMDPDHERYKEAAEVRELIGSNPDVAKIYETARGLEGLIRNAGVHACAVIMSSEPLMDAIPVWKRPQDGAIITGWDYPSCEAIGLLKMDFLGLRNLTVIGDALDNIKANRGIDLDMDNLPLDDPATYELLSRGDTLGVFQLDGGPMRDLLRRMQPTGFNDIVAVLALYRPGPMGMNAHNDYADRKNGRQPIKPIHPELEEPLRDILAETYGLIVYQEQIMFIAQKVASYSMGKADALRKAMGKKKLEVLEAEYKGFHEGMTANGFSEAAVKALWDTILPFAGYAFNKSHAAGYGLVSFWTAYLKANYPAEYMAGLLTSVGDDKDKAAVYLSDCRRLGITVLPPDVNESEQNFASVGKDIRFGLGAVRNVGANVVASIIQARKEKSKFTDFSDYLNKIDAIAASKKVTESLIKAGGFDSLGHPRKGLMLIHSDAIDAVMATKKAEAMGQFDLFGGLDADESVTSVFNVKVPDEEWESKHRLALEREMLGLYVSGHPLNGVEHVLAAQADTQIPAILEGDIKDGTQVTVGGILASVNRRINKNGLAWASAQLEDLTGGIEVLFFPQAYSVYGMDVVEDAVVLVKARVSVRDDRISLIANDLAVPDLSAVGVAKPLAVTITTRMCTPDKIGELKRVLSRHPGTSDVHIRHVGARDKTTLLKLDDRLRVSPSSALMGDLKALLGPGCLAS, encoded by the coding sequence TTGGCCGCCTCGTCCGGATCGTTCGTCCATCTGCACAACCACACCGAGTACTCCATGCTCGACGGTGCGGCCAAGATCTCGCCACTGTTCACCGAGGCGAAACGGCTGGGGATGAACGCGGTCGGGATGACCGACCACGGCAATATGTACGGCGCGTCGGAGTTCTACAACTCGGCCAAGAAGCACGACATCAAGCCGATCATCGGCATCGAGGCCTACATCGCGCCCGCCTCCCGGTTCGACACCAAGCGCGTGCAGTGGGGCGATCCCAGCCAGAAGGGCGACGACGTCTCCGGCTCCGGGGCCTACACCCACATGACCATGGTCGCCGAGAACGCGACCGGCCTGCGCAACCTGTTCAAGCTCTCCTCGCTGGCCTCGATCGAGGGCCAGCTCGGCAAGTGGGCGCGCATGGACGCGGAGATCATCGCCCAGTACGCCGAGGGCATCATCGCGACGACCGGCTGCCCGTCCGGCGAGGTGCAGACCCGCCTGCGCCTCGGGCACGAGCGTGAGGCGCTGGAGGCCGCGGCCAAGTGGCAGGAGATCTTCGGCAAGGACAACTTCTTCCTCGAGGTCATGGACCACGGCCTGTCCATCGAGCGCCGGGTCCGCGAGGGATTGCTGAACGTCGGCAAGCAGCTGGGCATTCCGGCGCTGGCCACGAACGACTGCCACTACGTCACCAAGGACCAGTCCGCCAACCACGAGGCGCTGCTGTGCGTGCAGACCGGCAAGACGCTGTCGGATCCCACGCGGTTCAAGTTCGACGGTGACGGCTACTACCTGAAATCCGCCGAGGAGATGCGCGCGCTGTGGGACGCCGAGGTGCCCGGCGCGTGTGACAACACGGTGCTGATCGGCGAGCGGGTCCAGTCCTACGACGACGTGTGGGCCTTCAAGGACCGCATGCCGGTCTTCCCGGTGCCCGAGGGCGAGGACCAGGATTCCTGGTTGCGCAAGGAGGTCGACCGCGGCCTGGCGCGCCGGTTCCCGGGCGGCGTGCCCGAGGAGTACTACACCCGCGCCTACTTCGAGCTCGACGTCATCAAGCAGAAGGGCTTCCCCGCCTACTTCCTCGTCGTCGGCGACCTGGTCAAGCACGCGCGGGAAGTCGGTATCCGGGTGGGTCCCGGCCGTGGTTCGGCGGCCGGTTCGCTGGTGGCCTACGCGCTCGGCATCACCAACATCGACCCGCTGCCGCACGGCCTGCTGTTCGAGCGGTTCCTCAACCCGGAGCGTCCGTCCGCGCCCGATATCGATATCGACTTCGACGATCGCCGGCGCGGTGAGATGGTCCGCTACGCCACCGAGAAGTGGGGCAGCGACCGGGTCGCCCAGGTGATCACGTTCGGCACCATTAAGACCAAGGCCGCGATCAAGGACTCCGCGCGCGTCCAGTTCGGCCAGCCCGGCTTCGCCATCGCCGACCAGATCTCCAAGGCGCTCCCGCCGCCGATCATGGCCAAGGACATCCCGCTGTCGGGCATCATGGACCCCGATCACGAGCGGTACAAGGAAGCAGCCGAGGTCCGTGAGCTCATCGGCAGCAACCCCGACGTGGCCAAGATCTACGAGACCGCGCGCGGCCTCGAGGGCCTGATCCGCAACGCCGGTGTGCACGCCTGCGCGGTGATCATGTCCTCCGAGCCGTTGATGGACGCCATCCCGGTGTGGAAGCGGCCCCAGGACGGGGCGATCATCACCGGCTGGGACTACCCGTCCTGCGAGGCCATCGGCCTGCTGAAGATGGACTTCCTCGGCCTGCGCAACCTCACCGTCATCGGTGACGCGCTGGACAACATCAAGGCGAACCGCGGCATCGACCTGGACATGGACAACCTGCCGCTGGACGACCCGGCCACCTACGAATTGCTCTCGCGCGGTGACACTCTCGGCGTCTTCCAGCTCGACGGCGGCCCCATGCGCGACCTGCTGCGCCGCATGCAGCCCACCGGCTTCAACGACATCGTCGCCGTGCTCGCGCTGTACCGGCCCGGCCCGATGGGCATGAACGCGCACAACGACTACGCCGACCGCAAGAACGGGCGGCAGCCGATCAAGCCGATCCACCCCGAGCTGGAGGAACCGCTCAGGGACATCCTCGCCGAGACCTACGGCCTGATCGTCTACCAAGAGCAGATCATGTTCATCGCGCAGAAGGTCGCCTCCTACTCGATGGGCAAGGCCGACGCGCTGCGCAAGGCCATGGGTAAGAAGAAGCTCGAAGTGCTCGAGGCCGAGTACAAGGGCTTCCACGAGGGCATGACCGCGAACGGTTTCTCCGAGGCCGCGGTGAAGGCGTTGTGGGACACCATCCTTCCCTTCGCCGGTTACGCGTTCAACAAGTCGCACGCCGCCGGCTACGGCCTCGTCTCGTTCTGGACCGCCTACCTCAAGGCCAACTATCCGGCCGAGTACATGGCGGGTCTGCTCACCTCCGTCGGCGACGACAAGGACAAGGCCGCGGTCTACCTGTCCGACTGCCGCCGCCTCGGCATCACCGTGCTGCCGCCGGACGTCAACGAGTCCGAGCAGAACTTCGCCTCCGTCGGCAAGGACATCCGCTTCGGTCTCGGCGCGGTGCGCAACGTCGGCGCGAACGTCGTGGCCTCGATCATCCAGGCGCGCAAGGAGAAGTCGAAGTTCACCGACTTCTCCGACTACCTGAACAAGATCGACGCGATCGCCGCGAGCAAGAAGGTCACCGAATCGCTGATCAAGGCAGGCGGTTTCGACTCGCTCGGGCACCCGCGCAAGGGCCTGATGCTGATCCACTCCGACGCGATCGATGCCGTGATGGCCACCAAGAAGGCCGAGGCGATGGGTCAATTCGATCTGTTCGGCGGCTTGGACGCGGACGAGTCGGTGACTTCGGTGTTCAACGTGAAGGTGCCCGACGAGGAGTGGGAGTCCAAGCACCGTCTCGCGCTGGAGCGGGAGATGCTCGGGCTGTACGTGTCCGGACATCCGCTCAACGGCGTCGAGCATGTCCTCGCGGCGCAGGCCGACACGCAGATTCCCGCCATCCTCGAAGGCGACATCAAGGACGGCACGCAGGTGACCGTCGGCGGCATTCTCGCCTCGGTGAACCGGCGCATCAACAAGAACGGCCTGGCCTGGGCCTCGGCCCAGCTGGAAGACCTCACCGGTGGCATCGAGGTGCTGTTCTTCCCGCAGGCGTACTCCGTGTACGGGATGGACGTCGTGGAGGACGCCGTGGTGCTGGTCAAAGCGCGCGTCTCGGTCCGCGACGACCGGATCTCGCTGATCGCGAACGATCTCGCCGTGCCCGACCTGTCCGCCGTCGGCGTCGCCAAGCCGCTCGCGGTCACCATCACCACCCGGATGTGCACACCGGACAAGATCGGCGAACTCAAGCGGGTCCTGTCCAGGCATCCCGGCACGTCGGATGTCCACATCCGGCACGTCGGCGCCCGAGACAAGACCACGCTGCTGAAACTCGACGACCGCCTACGCGTCTCCCCGTCGTCGGCACTGATGGGCGACCTGAAGGCGCTGCTGGGCCCAGGCTGCCTGGCGAGCTGA
- a CDS encoding sensor histidine kinase: MTTALAVAATAALIAGALLIWSRTRRVVTTPAERAVHSALHIASLAAVPLRRGLTEQSAREAAPHLRALTGAEALALADPDGTLLAWDGPHAELAEYFGEAAERAVAGERPVLVAGPGRGEHAGRTLIAQPLLIESNGVAGVLGVVSTGQPGPGRLGAVAEVARYACGQLELAELDASRARLDRAEVRALRAQISPHFIYNALNTIASFVRTDPARARELILEFADFTRYSFRAAGEFTVLSDELRNIERYLALERARFGDALQVRLRIAPEVLGVVLPFLALQPLVENAVRHGLAGTAHGGTVSIVATDAGTDCVISVEDDGVGMDPDLLRSGALDAVDAGTGPAGSGEAAHVGLANVDDRLRAAFGDDYGLVVETAPGAGTKVSLRVPKFRAGIRP, encoded by the coding sequence ATGACCACCGCGCTCGCCGTCGCGGCCACGGCCGCGTTGATCGCCGGTGCGCTGCTGATCTGGTCGCGCACCCGCAGAGTGGTGACCACCCCCGCCGAGCGGGCGGTGCATTCGGCGCTGCACATCGCGTCGCTGGCGGCGGTACCGCTGCGGCGCGGGCTCACCGAGCAGTCCGCCCGGGAGGCGGCGCCGCACCTGCGGGCACTCACCGGGGCCGAGGCGCTCGCGCTGGCCGATCCCGACGGCACCCTGCTGGCCTGGGACGGGCCGCACGCCGAACTGGCCGAATACTTCGGCGAAGCCGCCGAGCGCGCCGTCGCGGGCGAGCGTCCGGTGCTCGTCGCCGGACCGGGCCGGGGCGAACACGCGGGGCGCACCCTGATCGCGCAACCGCTGCTGATCGAATCCAACGGCGTGGCCGGCGTCCTGGGCGTGGTGAGCACCGGCCAGCCGGGACCCGGTCGGCTCGGCGCGGTCGCCGAAGTGGCCCGGTATGCCTGCGGACAGCTCGAGCTGGCCGAACTGGACGCGTCACGGGCCCGGCTGGACCGCGCCGAGGTCCGCGCGCTGCGGGCACAGATCAGCCCGCACTTCATCTACAACGCGCTGAACACCATCGCCTCGTTCGTCCGCACCGACCCGGCGCGGGCCAGGGAGCTGATCCTCGAATTCGCCGACTTCACCCGGTACTCCTTCCGGGCCGCGGGCGAATTCACGGTGCTGTCGGACGAGTTGCGCAACATCGAGCGATACCTCGCGCTGGAACGCGCCCGTTTCGGCGACGCGCTGCAGGTGCGGCTGCGGATCGCGCCCGAGGTGCTCGGGGTGGTCCTGCCCTTTCTGGCGCTGCAGCCGCTGGTGGAGAACGCGGTGCGGCACGGGCTGGCGGGCACCGCCCACGGCGGCACCGTCAGCATCGTCGCCACCGACGCGGGCACCGACTGCGTGATCAGCGTCGAGGACGATGGCGTCGGCATGGACCCGGACCTCCTGCGCTCCGGCGCGCTGGACGCCGTCGACGCCGGGACGGGCCCCGCCGGGTCCGGAGAGGCCGCCCACGTCGGACTGGCCAACGTCGACGACCGATTGCGCGCGGCCTTCGGCGACGACTACGGGTTGGTCGTGGAAACCGCCCCCGGCGCGGGGACAAAGGTCAGCTTGCGCGTTCCCAAATTCCGCGCGGGCATCCGGCCGTGA
- a CDS encoding LytR/AlgR family response regulator transcription factor yields the protein MTRVTGKPAGALRVLAVDDEKPALDELVYLLRARTEIGEIHAAGDATSALRVLRAHPVDAVFLDINMPGLDGMELAGILSEFANPPAVVFVTAHDDRAIAAFDLGAVDYLLKPLREARLAEAVRRIAAARSAPHQPAADARADPSEVIPVELGGVTTLVPRSSVSWVEADGDYARLHTSGGSHLVRIPLSALEARWHDAGFLRVHRSYLVALRLVTGLRTVGSGTVVCLRAEGDARAVELPVSRRQVRELKQRLVHRPRQHWGNQ from the coding sequence GTGACCCGCGTTACCGGCAAGCCGGCGGGCGCGCTGCGCGTGCTCGCCGTGGACGACGAGAAACCCGCTCTGGACGAGCTGGTGTATCTGCTGCGCGCGCGGACCGAGATCGGGGAGATCCACGCGGCGGGCGATGCCACCAGCGCGCTGCGGGTGCTGCGCGCCCACCCCGTCGACGCGGTCTTCCTGGACATCAACATGCCCGGCCTGGACGGCATGGAACTGGCGGGCATCCTCTCGGAGTTCGCCAATCCGCCCGCCGTGGTCTTCGTGACCGCGCACGACGACCGGGCGATCGCCGCGTTCGATCTGGGCGCGGTGGACTACCTGCTCAAACCGCTGCGCGAGGCCCGGCTCGCCGAGGCGGTGCGACGGATCGCGGCGGCCCGCAGCGCGCCGCACCAGCCCGCCGCCGACGCGCGCGCCGACCCGAGCGAGGTCATCCCGGTGGAGCTGGGCGGGGTGACGACGCTGGTGCCGAGATCGAGCGTGAGCTGGGTGGAAGCCGACGGAGACTACGCGCGGCTACACACGAGCGGCGGGTCGCATCTGGTGCGGATCCCGTTGTCGGCGTTGGAAGCACGCTGGCACGACGCGGGCTTCTTGCGCGTGCACCGCTCGTATCTGGTGGCGCTGCGGTTGGTCACCGGGCTGCGCACGGTGGGTTCCGGCACTGTGGTGTGCCTGCGCGCCGAGGGCGACGCGCGAGCGGTCGAACTGCCGGTGAGCCGACGACAGGTGCGCGAGCTGAAACAGCGGCTGGTGCACCGGCCTAGGCAACACTGGGGCAATCAGTGA